The genome window GAGATACTTCCATATCCGCAGGTGTCAGCAGGATATGGACTCCAAAGTCCTATTGCCAGATCTGAAGTTGGGGATCAGGGGTCGAGGTCGATTCCATACACGGCATTGGATATGATTTAGTGCTTACAAGAAGAATCTGGAAAGACATCAGCTTGAAGGTCGATTATTCCCATTATGAAATAAAAGATTACGTGGTTTCTGCTGACGGAAGCAGCGACTATTACAAAAATTCTCCCTGGGGCCGCAGAAAGATCAATCTTGATAAAGTTATCAAGGAAGGCGTTGAGGTGGAACTGAATGGACATATTATCGATCCACTCTCGTTCTATGTCAGTTATGCTTATAATTATTGGAGATATAGAGGCCCAAGTACGGGACCTGCGGGGGTTGCGGGTGAAAAACTGGGAGATCGGGCCAAAAACAGGGTTAATGCAGGGCTTCGGTATAATCTTTTTGAAAAAACACTGCTCCTTTTGGATTATAAATTTCAGGATGAACAGATTGCTGAAGTATGCGAGGAAAATCCACCCGGCTCAGATTTCTGGGATTGTTACGACAATCAGATGGCGGCCTCTCACGTATTCGATTTTGCCATAGAACAGACACTTGTCAAAAAGTACGGTTTTATCAAAGATGCGGTTCTAAAAGTCTATGTGAATAACCTTTTTGATGAAGAGTATGAAAACAGTCGCGGATACCCGATGACCGACTGCATTTGCGGCGCTGCCTTAAGTTTCAGTTTTTAAGAATTTTTTTGAGCGAACCCTAAACCGATTTTAATTACATAAAGGAGATCTGCATGAATAATTTTTTTAGGTGCAAAAGAATATGGATCAGTATTGTCGTAATTATGCTGTTTATCTCTATGGATGAATTTATCCAAGACGCCGGCGCTGCAAATCGAAACAGGACACAGTTCTACCTGGTCAGCACAGGCAACGGTGATCCGGATAATATTACCCTGAGGGCAGTCAATACAATAAAGGATTCCGACATTATTTTTTGCAGCAAAAGGACACGCGACAAATTCCCCGTTCTTTTGCAGGGCAAGGAAATTCACGATCCGGGATTCGGACTTTTCGCCATATACGGAAAAAAGCCCGAAGAAGCAAAAAAGAGCAAACGGTTTAATTATGAAGAAAAAATAAAGCAGCTCAACCAGATCACAAGAATCATCCGAAATGGAATAAAAGAAGGGAAGGTTGTATCTGTTCTCTGCAGCGGCGACCCCACAATTTACGGGCCGAATATGTGGTACCTGGAAGCGTTTGAAGATCTTGACCCTGAGGTTATTGCCGGTGTCAGTTGCTTTAATGCGGCCAATGCCGCTTTACGCAAAGGGGTTACTTCAGGAGTAAAGGCGCATTCGGTTATCCTTACTGCCGCGTTTGGACGTAAGGAATATATCGGCCTGGACAGCATTGAAAAACTTGCGCAGAACCAGGCGACCATGGTTTTTTTTACAATGTTCCTGGATCTGAAAAAAGTAGTAAAAAAATTAAAGACTCATTACCCAAAGGATACACCCGTAGCGATTGTGCTCTTTGCGGGTTACAAAGACAAGCAGAAAATTATCAGGGCTACCCTTGGTACGATCCTGGAAAAAACCAGGGGGGAAAAACTTCCATTCGAACATCTGATCTATGTTGGAGATTTTTTAACAAACCGATATGACAAAACTAATAAAGGAAATAATTCTGAAAAATCACTTAAATAACCATAACCTGACGAGAGAGATCGGTCTTTTTTCAGCAATAATCATAGTGGTTGCCAACATAATCGGCACCGGGATATTTACCACCTCCGGTTTTATAATGGAAGAACTCGGCAGCCCTCAGACCATGCTTCTTTGCTGGCTGGTCGGGGGGCTTTTTGCTCTCTCCGGCGCCCTTTGCTATGGAGAACTCGGCGCCATGTTTCCAAAGGCAGGCGGAGAATACATTTTTTTGCGGGAAAGTTATGGTAAAGGCATGGCCTTTCTCTCCGGTTGGATATCTCTGATCGTGGGATTCTCAGCCCCGATTGCCGCCGCGGCCATTGCCTTTGCCACCTATCTTTTGCGCGCCCTGCCGGTCTCGTTCAGTTTTAAAACCGCGGTTTCCCTGGGGGGGATAGATATCATTATAATATCGCCGGTTACCATATTGGCTGCGGCAATTATTATTATCCTTTCCCTGGTTCATTATCACAGCCTCTTATTGGGAACCCGCATCCAGAATGGTTTAACCATTTTTAAAACAACCCTTATCTGCGTCTTTATAATAGCAGGATTCTGTTTTGGCAGCGGTTCAGCCGCCAACCTGTCAGGGGAACTGAACCTGGGCTCGATCTTTTCCGACAGCTTTGCCGTCTCCCTGATCTACATCTCCTTTGCTTACAGCGGCTGGAACGTAGTCGCTTATCTCGGTGGAGAGATCAAAGACCCCGGCAGAAATATTCCCCTTTCTCTTTTTGCCGGCACGTTTCTGGTGCTGGGTCTTTATCTTCTCTTGAATATGGTCTATATCTACGCCCTTCCTGTAAAAGAGATGAGCGGGGTTCTGGAAGTGGGGAAAACAGCGGCGGTTTCATTATTCGGGAATAATATCAGCAGATATTTTGCAGCAGCGATTGCCATCGGCATTCTATCCGCTGTCAGCGCCATGATCATGACCGGCCCGCGGGTCTATTACGCCATGTCAAAAGACGGGGTATTCTTTAAGCTTTTCGGCAAAATAGACAGTATTCACAAAACACCGGCGTATTCCATTTTCCTGCAGGCGACGCTTGCCATTATCATGGTTGTCACCTCCGCGTTTGATAAACTGCTTTTATACATCGGTTTTACCCTGGCGGTTTTTGCCATGCTGACAGTAGCCGGAATGATAGCGCTCAGGATAAAAAAACCTTCCCTGGAGCGCAGATACAAAACATTCGGGTATCCCTTTACACCGTTTTTCTTTATCCTGGGCAACCTGTGGATTATCTTTTTTTCGATCAAGGAAAAGCCTGTTGTCTCTCTCTTCGGCCTGGGAACAATAGGGCTCGGCGGATTAATTTACTTATATTTCAAAAAAAGCGGCGGCACTATCCATACCGGTATCCACGTCGGCAGAAATCGAATGAAGATAATTGCAATATGCAGGGAGGTGATAGAAAAAAACTGATAAAATAATAATATCCTTAAGTTAAGAAAGGAGAAAATACTTATGTTGAACACCTATAAAAAAGAGATTCATGTTCGGACAGGATTACCGGCAATTATAATTTTTCTCTTAATGATGTTTTTTGTTTTTCAACTCGGCATTGTGAGTGATGCTTATGGAGCAAAAGGAAAATCGGTTTTCCATCTTGTAAGCGTTGGGGTCGGCGATATCGACCTGATCACCGTGCGGGCGATAGATACGATAAAAAATTCGGATGTAATCGTATGCAGGGAAAAGACAAAGGAAAAATTTGCCCGGTATCTTAAAAGAAAGGAGTTTATAGATAGCTCCAGGGGCCGGCACTATTCTAAAAAAAACCGTTTAAAACTGACGGATAAAGAGAAAAAAGCAAGGTTGGAAGAAAGGCGAAAAATGCGGGAGAAACTTGTCTCCCGGATTCGCTTGTAGATTGCCAGGGGGAAAACGATTGCGGTGCTCGATAGCGGCGATCCCCTTATCTACGGCCCAATGGCCTGGTATCTGGAGGAGTTTAAAGATTTAAACCCGGTAGTCATTCCGGGTGTAAGCTGTTTTAATGCGGCAAATGCGGCCTTGCGCAAGTGTATAACTTCAGGGGAGAAAATTCATTCCGTTGTTTTAACCTCAAGACGCGACATAGAAAAGATGTCAGGTCACC of Desulfosarcina sp. BuS5 contains these proteins:
- a CDS encoding SAM-dependent methyltransferase, whose amino-acid sequence is MNNFFRCKRIWISIVVIMLFISMDEFIQDAGAANRNRTQFYLVSTGNGDPDNITLRAVNTIKDSDIIFCSKRTRDKFPVLLQGKEIHDPGFGLFAIYGKKPEEAKKSKRFNYEEKIKQLNQITRIIRNGIKEGKVVSVLCSGDPTIYGPNMWYLEAFEDLDPEVIAGVSCFNAANAALRKGVTSGVKAHSVILTAAFGRKEYIGLDSIEKLAQNQATMVFFTMFLDLKKVVKKLKTHYPKDTPVAIVLFAGYKDKQKIIRATLGTILEKTRGEKLPFEHLIYVGDFLTNRYDKTNKGNNSEKSLK
- a CDS encoding APC family permease; this translates as MTKLIKEIILKNHLNNHNLTREIGLFSAIIIVVANIIGTGIFTTSGFIMEELGSPQTMLLCWLVGGLFALSGALCYGELGAMFPKAGGEYIFLRESYGKGMAFLSGWISLIVGFSAPIAAAAIAFATYLLRALPVSFSFKTAVSLGGIDIIIISPVTILAAAIIIILSLVHYHSLLLGTRIQNGLTIFKTTLICVFIIAGFCFGSGSAANLSGELNLGSIFSDSFAVSLIYISFAYSGWNVVAYLGGEIKDPGRNIPLSLFAGTFLVLGLYLLLNMVYIYALPVKEMSGVLEVGKTAAVSLFGNNISRYFAAAIAIGILSAVSAMIMTGPRVYYAMSKDGVFFKLFGKIDSIHKTPAYSIFLQATLAIIMVVTSAFDKLLLYIGFTLAVFAMLTVAGMIALRIKKPSLERRYKTFGYPFTPFFFILGNLWIIFFSIKEKPVVSLFGLGTIGLGGLIYLYFKKSGGTIHTGIHVGRNRMKIIAICREVIEKN